From Streptomyces yatensis, one genomic window encodes:
- a CDS encoding SDR family NAD(P)-dependent oxidoreductase produces the protein MNRFTGKTALVTGAGTGLGRAIALAFAAEGASVVAAGRTASTLAETVRLIEAADGRAAAVPADVTDSGQLRELVHQSVTRFGGLDIAVNNAGIMRGQGPLGEVSEEDWEAVLRTNVTGVWLAMKHQIAHMKDHGGGAIVNVSSNLGAHLRVPGLGAYSTSKAAVATLTRAAALDHVHQGIRINAVSPGASDAPMSLRPGETEADRAERMKAENPLGRIAEAGEIAAAVLYLASPAAGSVVGTDLVVDSGSSA, from the coding sequence GTGAACCGCTTCACCGGAAAGACCGCCCTCGTCACCGGAGCGGGCACCGGCCTCGGCCGTGCCATCGCGCTCGCCTTCGCCGCCGAAGGCGCCTCCGTGGTGGCCGCCGGGCGCACCGCGTCCACCCTGGCCGAGACGGTCCGCCTGATCGAGGCCGCCGACGGCCGGGCCGCCGCCGTGCCCGCCGATGTCACCGACTCCGGGCAGCTGCGGGAGCTGGTGCACCAGTCCGTCACCCGCTTCGGCGGACTGGACATCGCCGTCAACAACGCCGGGATCATGCGTGGCCAGGGGCCCCTCGGAGAGGTCAGCGAGGAGGACTGGGAGGCGGTGCTGCGCACCAATGTCACCGGTGTCTGGCTGGCGATGAAGCACCAGATCGCGCATATGAAGGACCACGGCGGCGGGGCGATCGTCAATGTCTCCTCCAACCTCGGCGCCCACCTCCGCGTCCCGGGTCTCGGCGCGTACAGCACCTCCAAGGCGGCGGTCGCCACACTGACCCGGGCCGCCGCGCTCGACCACGTCCACCAGGGAATCCGGATCAACGCGGTCAGCCCCGGCGCCTCCGACGCCCCCATGTCGCTGCGGCCCGGTGAGACCGAGGCCGACCGCGCCGAGCGGATGAAGGCCGAGAATCCGCTGGGGCGGATAGCGGAGGCGGGGGAGATCGCGGCGGCCGTGCTCTACCTCGCCTCACCGGCGGCGGGCTCCGTGGTCGGCACGGATCTGGTGGTGGACAGCGGCTCATCGGCCTGA
- a CDS encoding serine hydrolase domain-containing protein, with translation MNAPTKRPRLRLAAAAAVTAALLGGAAAVPAAATASAPGASTAPEAPVAPAAPGSGSPDHRLTEEELRREVARTLEDAGFIGLTVEVRDGHRRIHARAGEAKLNTGRPMPYGAHYRAASVTKSFVATVVLQLVAEGRLSLSDPVEKWLPGVVSGNGNDGRRITVRNLLQHTSGIHNYAYSDDTGDSAADFDRTRFDHVSPEQVVAGAMKHRPDFPPAPADDPKPDWNYSNPGYVLAGMIIQKVTGRAWPEEVRERIIRPLGLTGTYEPGDDPRLKAPYAHTYQRFPGSGSWTDTTLRNVSWGGAAGALISTDRDLDRFFSALLGGRLLPPAQLAEMRRTVPVGPDFEVAFPHAQYGLGMMRQPLSCGGYRWGHGGDLEGATVRTGFTEGGRRSVTISSSGKTDDDEQLLRAEAALRSLTDRVLCDGVRPKP, from the coding sequence ATGAACGCACCCACGAAGCGCCCTCGTTTACGCCTCGCCGCGGCCGCCGCCGTCACCGCCGCCCTCCTCGGCGGTGCGGCCGCGGTCCCGGCCGCCGCCACCGCCTCCGCACCCGGAGCCTCCACAGCGCCGGAGGCGCCCGTAGCGCCCGCAGCGCCCGGCTCCGGCTCCCCCGACCACCGGCTCACCGAGGAGGAGTTGCGCCGCGAGGTGGCCCGGACCCTCGAGGACGCGGGTTTCATCGGCCTGACCGTGGAGGTGCGCGACGGCCACCGCCGGATCCACGCCCGCGCGGGCGAGGCGAAGCTGAACACCGGCCGCCCCATGCCGTACGGGGCGCACTACCGGGCCGCGAGCGTCACCAAGTCCTTCGTGGCCACCGTCGTCCTCCAACTGGTCGCCGAGGGGCGGCTCTCGCTGAGCGATCCGGTGGAAAAGTGGCTGCCGGGTGTGGTGAGCGGCAACGGCAACGACGGCCGCCGGATCACCGTCAGGAATCTGCTTCAGCACACCAGCGGCATCCACAACTACGCCTACAGCGACGACACCGGCGACTCGGCGGCGGACTTCGATCGGACCCGGTTCGACCATGTCTCCCCCGAGCAGGTCGTCGCCGGGGCGATGAAGCACCGGCCCGACTTCCCGCCCGCCCCGGCCGATGACCCGAAGCCCGACTGGAACTACTCCAACCCCGGCTATGTCCTCGCCGGAATGATCATCCAGAAGGTCACCGGACGCGCATGGCCCGAGGAGGTCCGCGAGCGCATCATCCGTCCGCTGGGCCTGACCGGCACCTATGAGCCCGGGGACGATCCGCGGCTGAAGGCCCCGTACGCGCATACCTACCAGCGCTTCCCCGGCTCCGGCAGCTGGACGGACACCACGCTCCGGAACGTCTCCTGGGGCGGTGCGGCCGGTGCGCTCATCAGCACCGACCGCGATCTGGACCGGTTCTTCAGCGCGCTGCTGGGCGGCCGTCTGCTGCCCCCGGCGCAACTGGCCGAGATGCGCCGGACCGTCCCCGTCGGGCCGGACTTCGAGGTGGCCTTCCCGCATGCCCAGTACGGGCTCGGGATGATGCGGCAGCCGCTGAGCTGCGGCGGCTACCGCTGGGGCCACGGCGGCGACCTCGAAGGCGCCACGGTGCGGACCGGCTTCACGGAGGGCGGGCGGCGCTCGGTGACCATCAGCTCCAGCGGCAAGACCGACGACGACGAGCAGTTGCTCCGGGCCGAGGCGGCCCTGCGGAGCCTCACCGATCGCGTCCTGTGCGATGGCGTGCGCCCGAAGCCGTAA
- a CDS encoding MerR family transcriptional regulator produces MRIGELSRRTGVSERLLRYYEQQGLLRPERLPSGYRAYRASDVAVVRRIRALLAAGLSTATISQVLPCLRDDGEHLVPTCPDLLGELRAERERMTAAIEELELSRSLLDRVITAGQSAMD; encoded by the coding sequence ATGCGGATCGGCGAGCTGTCCCGCCGCACCGGGGTGAGCGAACGGCTGCTGCGCTACTACGAACAGCAGGGCCTCCTCCGGCCCGAGCGGCTGCCCAGCGGCTATCGCGCGTACCGCGCGTCCGATGTGGCGGTGGTGCGGCGTATCCGCGCACTGCTGGCGGCCGGGCTCTCGACGGCGACCATCTCCCAGGTCCTGCCCTGCCTCCGCGACGACGGTGAGCACCTCGTGCCCACCTGCCCGGATCTGCTGGGCGAACTACGGGCGGAGCGGGAGCGGATGACCGCGGCCATCGAGGAGCTCGAGCTGTCCCGATCGCTGCTGGACAGGGTCATCACGGCGGGCCAGTCGGCCATGGACTGA
- a CDS encoding exo-alpha-sialidase, with translation MASVLRTRPRTRPPHPRARPWRRRASVLLTAAALALIPLPVRAADTDSSASAARADSGFEQQVLFKSAQEQGYSCFRIPAIVKAKDGSLLAFAEGRVDNCGDAGDIDLVLKRSTDGGRTWGPLQVINEGGGDTHGNPAPVVDLRTGRIVLASTYNTGRDDSQSCDVPCDRSPHLQYSDDNGATWSAPRDLSSSLMPPQWNSWYATGPVHGIQLQHGRHKGRLIFTLNTESYSGGRITDNHAALAYSDDGGNRWRIGATDTYPLAADGTFRQKPSEMTLVERADGSVYVSGREQDGTDLGHRDYAISQDGGQSFAGPFRTIPDLPTPQVQGSILRLRDPGRDGHSRLLFSAPADPDRRRTMMVRSSWDEARTWDGVERGKVVTTDWSGYSDMVAISRDTVGLLYEGGAVDARDEIRFARFTEDWLGPRQAPAPTTDDRAPGARSATVLGGAAARGDGRFGGGLSFDGTDDAVRVPYRTALPLGTRDFTVSLWFRYSAASGQHPFLWMGGIGTKQPQVWLRGEPGSNRIRALMTTVNGFSTFTSASVSTDAAYNDGQWHHLALTRSGGRLSLTVDGGTAVTAPDAPGTVSRTAPFGLHLGQAVDGRSHMTGDLDEFRLYGRALSDTELRRVREFNAPLDDHHSGALVHLPLDRVRSPHD, from the coding sequence ATGGCGTCAGTTCTCCGCACACGTCCCCGCACCAGACCACCCCACCCCCGTGCCAGACCGTGGCGGCGCCGCGCCTCCGTGCTCCTCACCGCCGCGGCGCTGGCCCTGATTCCGCTTCCGGTACGGGCCGCGGACACGGATTCCTCCGCGTCCGCGGCCCGCGCCGACTCCGGCTTCGAACAACAGGTCCTCTTCAAGTCTGCCCAGGAACAGGGCTACTCGTGCTTCCGGATCCCGGCGATCGTCAAAGCCAAGGACGGCTCCCTGCTCGCCTTCGCCGAGGGCCGGGTCGACAACTGCGGTGACGCCGGGGACATCGATCTGGTCCTCAAGCGCTCCACCGACGGCGGCCGCACCTGGGGCCCGCTCCAGGTGATCAACGAGGGCGGCGGCGACACCCACGGCAACCCCGCGCCCGTCGTGGACCTGCGCACCGGCCGCATCGTGCTCGCCAGCACCTACAACACCGGCCGCGACGACTCCCAGAGCTGTGACGTCCCCTGTGACCGCTCCCCGCATCTGCAGTACAGCGACGACAACGGCGCCACCTGGTCGGCCCCGCGCGATCTGAGCTCCTCGCTGATGCCGCCCCAGTGGAACTCCTGGTACGCCACCGGCCCCGTCCACGGCATCCAGCTCCAGCACGGCCGGCACAAGGGACGGCTGATCTTCACCCTCAACACCGAGAGCTACAGCGGCGGCCGCATCACCGACAACCATGCCGCGCTCGCCTACAGCGACGACGGCGGCAACCGCTGGCGCATCGGCGCGACGGACACCTACCCGCTCGCGGCGGACGGCACCTTCCGTCAGAAGCCGTCCGAGATGACGCTGGTGGAGCGCGCCGACGGCTCGGTCTACGTCAGCGGGCGGGAGCAGGACGGCACCGATCTAGGCCACCGCGACTACGCCATCAGCCAGGACGGCGGCCAGAGCTTCGCCGGGCCCTTCCGCACCATCCCCGATCTGCCCACCCCCCAGGTGCAGGGGTCGATCCTGCGGCTGCGCGACCCGGGCCGCGACGGCCACAGCCGGCTGCTCTTCTCGGCCCCCGCCGACCCCGACCGCCGCCGCACCATGATGGTGCGCTCCTCCTGGGACGAGGCCCGCACCTGGGACGGTGTCGAGCGCGGCAAGGTCGTCACCACCGACTGGTCCGGCTACTCCGACATGGTCGCGATCTCCCGCGACACGGTGGGGCTGCTGTACGAGGGCGGTGCGGTGGACGCCCGTGACGAGATCCGCTTCGCCCGCTTCACCGAGGACTGGCTGGGCCCCCGCCAGGCGCCCGCCCCCACCACCGACGACCGCGCGCCCGGCGCCCGGTCCGCGACCGTGCTCGGCGGCGCGGCGGCACGCGGCGACGGCCGCTTCGGCGGCGGGCTGTCCTTCGACGGCACGGACGACGCGGTACGTGTCCCGTACCGGACCGCGCTGCCGCTGGGCACCCGCGACTTCACCGTGAGCCTTTGGTTCCGCTACTCGGCCGCCTCCGGGCAGCATCCGTTCCTGTGGATGGGCGGGATCGGCACCAAACAGCCGCAGGTCTGGCTGCGCGGTGAGCCCGGGAGCAACCGGATCCGGGCGCTGATGACGACGGTCAACGGCTTCTCCACCTTCACCAGTGCCTCGGTGTCCACCGACGCCGCGTACAACGACGGGCAGTGGCATCACCTCGCCCTGACCCGCAGCGGCGGACGGCTCTCGCTCACCGTGGACGGCGGCACCGCCGTCACCGCCCCCGACGCCCCGGGCACCGTGAGCCGCACCGCGCCCTTCGGCCTCCACCTCGGCCAGGCCGTGGACGGCCGCTCCCATATGACCGGCGACCTCGATGAGTTCCGGCTGTACGGCCGCGCGCTGTCCGACACCGAACTGCGGCGCGTCCGCGAGTTCAACGCCCCCCTCGACGACCACCACTCCGGCGCCCTGGTCCACCTCCCCCTTGACCGCGTGCGGTCACCCCACGACTAG
- a CDS encoding VOC family protein: MTTPTLQLTIDCAKPRRMVAFWSEALGYVPEPPPGGHATWREYWADMGVPAEELPPGVGETPESIVDPEGQGPRVWFQQVPEAKVTKNRLHLDLKVGGGRDAPLPVRTERVTATVDRLKAAGATVQRIMDEPGMEYYAVVLQDPEGNEFCVV, encoded by the coding sequence ATGACGACGCCGACGCTGCAGCTGACCATCGACTGTGCCAAGCCACGCCGGATGGTGGCCTTCTGGTCCGAGGCCCTGGGCTATGTGCCCGAGCCCCCGCCCGGCGGCCATGCCACCTGGCGGGAGTACTGGGCGGACATGGGAGTGCCCGCGGAGGAGCTGCCCCCCGGGGTCGGGGAGACCCCGGAGTCCATCGTGGATCCGGAGGGGCAGGGGCCGAGGGTGTGGTTCCAGCAGGTTCCGGAGGCGAAGGTCACCAAGAACCGGCTGCATCTGGATCTGAAGGTGGGCGGCGGGCGTGATGCGCCCCTGCCGGTCCGCACCGAGCGGGTCACCGCCACCGTGGACCGGCTGAAGGCCGCCGGAGCCACGGTGCAGCGGATCATGGACGAGCCGGGGATGGAGTACTACGCGGTGGTGCTCCAGGACCCGGAGGGCAATGAGTTCTGTGTGGTCTAG
- a CDS encoding class I SAM-dependent methyltransferase produces MTEADFLHSTRASYNAIALDYDKQYRDELAAQTLERAMFAGFAELVRNAGGGPVADVGSGPGRVTAHLHELGLSVYGIDLSPAMVELARREHPGLRFEEGSMLSLDIADGSLAGVVAWYSTIHIPQERLPDVFAEFHRVLAPGGYALVGFQVGDEQRDYTEAFGHEVSLSFRRWQPDRIAELLAGAGLPVRARTFREPERWEPTPQAFLIARKPPLPPADERTTGDQAAEGQAPESQAAES; encoded by the coding sequence GTGACCGAAGCCGACTTCCTGCACTCCACCCGGGCGTCCTACAACGCCATAGCCCTCGACTACGACAAGCAGTACCGCGACGAACTGGCGGCCCAGACGCTGGAGCGGGCGATGTTCGCCGGATTCGCCGAGCTGGTGCGGAACGCCGGGGGCGGACCGGTGGCCGATGTGGGCAGCGGACCGGGCCGGGTGACCGCGCACCTCCATGAGCTGGGGCTGTCCGTGTACGGCATCGACCTGTCACCGGCGATGGTGGAGCTGGCCCGGCGGGAGCATCCCGGGCTGCGGTTCGAGGAGGGGTCGATGCTGTCCCTGGACATCGCGGACGGCAGCCTCGCCGGCGTGGTGGCCTGGTACTCGACGATCCACATCCCGCAGGAGCGGCTGCCGGATGTGTTCGCCGAGTTCCACCGGGTGCTGGCGCCCGGTGGATACGCCCTGGTGGGCTTCCAGGTGGGCGATGAGCAGCGGGACTACACGGAGGCGTTCGGCCATGAGGTGTCGCTGAGCTTCCGCCGGTGGCAGCCGGACCGGATCGCCGAGTTGCTGGCCGGGGCCGGACTGCCGGTCCGCGCCCGGACCTTCCGGGAACCGGAGCGCTGGGAACCCACCCCGCAGGCGTTCCTCATCGCCCGCAAGCCGCCGCTGCCGCCTGCCGACGAGCGGACCACCGGCGACCAGGCCGCCGAAGGCCAGGCCCCCGAAAGCCAGGCCGCCGAAAGCTGA
- a CDS encoding bile acid:sodium symporter family protein, which produces MPHRPHLRKIALPSWLPLDGFILGLIGTVALAALLPVSGRAATVTDGATTVAVAFLFFLYGARLSTREALDGVRHWRLHLTVLVCTFVVFPALGLAARGLVPYVLTHPLYTGLLFLCLVPSTVQSSIAFTSIARGNVAAAICAGSFSSLLGVVVTPVLAALLLGGSGGGFSADSMVKIGLQLLAPFLAGQLLRRWIGGFISRHRAVLRLVDRGSVLLVVYAAFSEGMTRGIWHQVTPARLAILLGVEAVLLTVMLTLTSYGSRKLGFVREDRITIVFAGSKKSLAAGLPMASVLFGAQASLAVLPLMLFHQMQLMVCAVLARRYAARAPEAAVTGAETGAEAARARTDSEDRADSADSADDAALTRV; this is translated from the coding sequence ATGCCGCACCGCCCGCACCTCCGCAAGATCGCCCTTCCCTCCTGGCTCCCCCTGGACGGCTTCATCCTCGGACTCATCGGCACCGTCGCCCTCGCCGCGCTCCTCCCGGTCAGCGGCCGGGCCGCCACCGTCACCGACGGGGCCACCACGGTCGCGGTCGCCTTCCTCTTCTTCCTCTACGGCGCCCGGCTCTCCACCCGTGAGGCGCTGGACGGAGTGCGCCACTGGCGGCTCCACCTGACCGTGCTGGTGTGCACCTTCGTCGTCTTCCCGGCGCTCGGCCTCGCCGCTCGCGGCCTGGTGCCGTATGTGCTGACGCATCCTCTCTACACCGGGCTGCTCTTCCTGTGCCTGGTGCCCTCCACGGTCCAGTCCTCCATCGCCTTCACCTCGATCGCCCGGGGCAATGTCGCCGCCGCGATCTGCGCGGGCTCTTTCTCCAGCCTGCTCGGCGTGGTCGTCACCCCGGTGCTGGCCGCGCTGCTGCTGGGCGGCAGCGGCGGCGGCTTCTCGGCCGACTCGATGGTCAAGATCGGGCTCCAGCTGCTGGCGCCCTTCCTCGCCGGTCAGCTGCTGCGCCGCTGGATCGGCGGCTTCATCTCCCGCCACCGGGCGGTGCTGCGCCTGGTCGACCGCGGCTCGGTGCTGCTCGTGGTCTACGCGGCGTTCAGCGAGGGCATGACCCGGGGCATCTGGCACCAGGTCACCCCGGCCCGGCTGGCGATCCTCCTGGGCGTCGAGGCGGTCCTGCTCACGGTGATGCTCACGCTCACCTCGTACGGCTCGCGGAAGCTGGGCTTCGTCCGCGAGGACCGGATCACGATCGTGTTCGCGGGGTCGAAGAAGAGCCTGGCCGCCGGGCTGCCGATGGCGAGCGTGCTCTTCGGCGCCCAGGCGAGCCTGGCGGTGCTGCCGCTGATGCTCTTCCACCAGATGCAGCTGATGGTCTGCGCGGTGCTGGCCCGCCGCTATGCGGCGCGGGCGCCGGAGGCGGCGGTGACGGGGGCCGAGACGGGGGCGGAGGCCGCTCGGGCTCGTACGGACAGCGAGGACAGGGCGGACAGCGCGGACAGCGCGGACGACGCCGCGCTGACCCGCGTCTGA
- a CDS encoding LysR substrate-binding domain-containing protein — protein MYDPAQLRTFLAVSQTLSFTQAADRLGVRQSTVSQQVRKLEAAVGRQLFARDTHGVELTEDGEAMLGFARSILEANERAASWFRGTRLRGRLRFGASEDFVVTRLPEILEGFRRDHPEVDLELTVELSGTLHERLEAGKLDLVLAKRSEERPGGQLVWRDRLVWIGAERLRLDPDRPLPLIVFPPPGLTRARALDVLERHGRSWRIVCTSGSLNGLVAAARAGLGVMAHTHGLIPPGLAPVPERAGLPDLGPVDFVLLYGKRRRDGASHAAAERLAAAILAGPVPRSERFRAEDRYI, from the coding sequence ATGTACGACCCCGCCCAGCTCCGGACGTTTCTCGCGGTGTCCCAGACCCTGAGCTTCACCCAGGCCGCCGACCGCCTCGGGGTGCGCCAGTCCACCGTGAGCCAGCAGGTGCGCAAGCTGGAGGCGGCCGTGGGGCGGCAGCTCTTCGCCCGCGACACCCATGGGGTGGAGCTGACCGAGGACGGCGAGGCGATGCTGGGGTTCGCCCGCTCGATCCTGGAGGCGAACGAGCGGGCGGCGAGCTGGTTCCGGGGCACCCGGCTGCGCGGCCGGCTGCGCTTCGGCGCCTCGGAGGACTTCGTGGTGACCCGGCTGCCGGAGATCCTGGAGGGGTTCCGCCGCGATCACCCCGAGGTGGATCTGGAGCTCACCGTGGAGCTGTCGGGCACGCTGCACGAGCGGCTGGAGGCCGGCAAGCTGGATCTGGTGCTGGCCAAGCGGTCCGAGGAGAGGCCCGGCGGCCAGTTGGTGTGGCGGGACCGGCTGGTGTGGATCGGCGCCGAGCGGCTGCGGCTGGATCCGGACCGTCCGCTCCCCCTGATCGTCTTTCCGCCACCCGGGCTGACCCGGGCCCGCGCGCTGGACGTGCTGGAGCGACACGGCAGGTCATGGCGGATCGTCTGCACCAGCGGCAGTCTCAACGGGCTGGTGGCGGCGGCGCGCGCCGGGCTCGGGGTGATGGCACACACCCATGGCCTGATTCCGCCCGGCCTGGCGCCGGTCCCCGAACGGGCCGGGCTGCCCGACCTCGGCCCCGTGGATTTCGTACTGTTGTACGGAAAGCGGCGGCGGGACGGCGCCTCGCACGCCGCGGCGGAGCGACTCGCCGCCGCGATCCTGGCGGGGCCTGTGCCACGATCGGAGAGATTTCGTGCAGAAGACCGTTACATATGA
- a CDS encoding AMP-dependent synthetase/ligase: MREFTVPPMATAPQAGGLADAVFDHADADPHRVALARKTADDRWQDVTAGQFRDEVTALAKGLLAQGVRFGDRVAIMCPTRYEWTLFDFALWTLGAQSVPLYPTSSAEQVCWMLHDAGVSACVVEHEDHAMTVGSVVGRLPHLRRLWQLDAGALEELLAAGESVEDDLVERHRLAVTPEQPATIIYTSGTTGRPKGCVITHANLMAECDNIVERYEEAFHSKRGDEAATLLFLPLAHVFGRMVEVAAIRGKVKLGHQPRLSAAALLPDLKTFRPTFILAVPYIFEKVFAAARRKAEAEGKAGVFEKAVDVAVRYAEALEAKAFGTGPGPGAALRMQHQFFEKAVYGKVRAAMGGRVRHAMSGGSGMERRLGLFFAGAGVTIYEGYGLTESTAAATANPPEQTRFGTVGVPIPGTTVHLADDGEVWVRGGQVFEGYLGDPKATDAVLRDGWLATGDLGTLDEDGYLTITGRKKEILVTSSGKSVSPGGLEERVRAHPLVAQCIVVGNDRPYIAALVTLDSEAVAHWLTMRGKPELPPGELVRDPDLETEIRRAVVAANTTVSQAESIRTFRILAAQFSEEHGLLTPSLKLKRKAIEQAYAVEVEALYHS; encoded by the coding sequence TTGCGCGAGTTCACCGTCCCCCCGATGGCGACGGCGCCCCAGGCCGGAGGACTGGCGGATGCCGTCTTCGACCATGCGGACGCCGATCCCCACCGGGTGGCGCTGGCACGCAAGACGGCGGATGACCGCTGGCAGGACGTGACCGCGGGCCAGTTCCGGGACGAGGTGACGGCGCTCGCCAAAGGCCTGCTGGCCCAGGGCGTCCGGTTCGGCGACCGCGTCGCGATCATGTGCCCCACCCGCTACGAATGGACGCTCTTCGACTTCGCGCTGTGGACGCTCGGCGCCCAGAGCGTCCCGCTGTATCCCACCTCCTCCGCCGAGCAGGTCTGCTGGATGCTGCATGACGCGGGGGTCTCCGCCTGCGTCGTGGAGCATGAGGACCACGCCATGACGGTCGGCTCGGTGGTCGGCCGGCTGCCGCATCTGAGGCGGCTGTGGCAGCTGGACGCGGGGGCGCTGGAGGAGTTGCTGGCGGCCGGGGAGTCGGTCGAGGACGATCTGGTCGAGCGGCACCGGCTGGCCGTGACCCCCGAGCAGCCCGCGACCATCATCTACACCTCCGGCACCACCGGCCGCCCCAAGGGCTGCGTGATCACCCACGCCAATCTGATGGCCGAGTGCGACAACATCGTCGAGCGGTACGAGGAAGCCTTCCACTCCAAGCGCGGCGACGAGGCCGCCACCCTGCTCTTCCTCCCGCTCGCCCATGTCTTCGGCCGGATGGTCGAAGTCGCCGCCATCCGCGGCAAGGTCAAGCTCGGGCACCAGCCCCGGCTCTCGGCCGCCGCGCTGCTGCCCGATCTGAAGACCTTCCGGCCGACCTTCATCCTCGCGGTGCCGTACATCTTCGAGAAGGTGTTCGCGGCGGCGCGGCGCAAGGCCGAGGCGGAGGGCAAGGCCGGGGTGTTCGAGAAGGCCGTGGACGTGGCGGTGCGGTACGCGGAGGCGCTGGAGGCCAAGGCGTTCGGCACCGGCCCGGGGCCGGGCGCCGCGCTGCGCATGCAGCACCAGTTCTTCGAGAAGGCGGTGTACGGCAAGGTGCGCGCCGCGATGGGGGGCCGGGTCCGGCACGCGATGTCGGGCGGTTCCGGCATGGAGCGGCGGCTCGGGCTGTTCTTCGCGGGCGCGGGCGTCACCATCTACGAGGGCTACGGCCTCACCGAGTCCACCGCCGCGGCCACCGCCAACCCGCCCGAGCAGACCCGGTTCGGCACGGTCGGCGTGCCGATCCCCGGCACCACGGTGCATCTCGCCGACGACGGCGAGGTGTGGGTGCGCGGCGGCCAGGTCTTCGAGGGCTATCTGGGCGACCCCAAGGCGACCGACGCGGTGCTGCGCGACGGCTGGCTCGCCACCGGCGACCTGGGCACGCTGGACGAGGACGGCTATCTCACCATCACCGGGCGGAAGAAGGAGATCCTGGTGACCTCCAGCGGCAAGTCCGTCTCCCCCGGTGGCCTGGAGGAGCGGGTGCGGGCCCATCCGCTGGTCGCCCAGTGCATCGTGGTCGGCAACGACCGCCCGTATATCGCGGCGCTGGTCACCCTGGACTCCGAGGCGGTCGCGCACTGGCTGACGATGCGCGGCAAGCCGGAGCTGCCGCCGGGCGAGCTGGTCCGGGACCCCGATCTGGAGACCGAGATCCGGCGCGCGGTGGTGGCGGCGAACACCACCGTCTCGCAGGCGGAGTCGATTCGTACCTTCCGCATACTTGCCGCGCAGTTCTCCGAGGAGCATGGTCTGCTGACGCCGTCGCTGAAACTGAAGCGAAAGGCCATCGAACAGGCGTACGCCGTCGAGGTCGAGGCGCTGTACCACTCCTGA
- a CDS encoding effector-associated domain EAD1-containing protein, with product MDGQDGDGHPALTTEEIRELARVFPPGPSAVALLRRAGLTAEHLPAATATTAGEFWSAVARAVAADRIADGRLRVLAAACATYPHNAVFRAALREPGGGGLRRVLVTGAAPDSQELAAVQRAARGVLTVDRCPAAAATDLRRILTVRPDVLHLVCRREGRTLVFEDGDGQAYRTPATRLAELLTAYRRLTGAPLPGVVLGCPEGAPLAAPFARAAEVVVAHRGPLDGAAAFAGGLYGLLGEVPTLAQAARRAAERIGRDGRDGGGVVVLRGRSW from the coding sequence GTGGACGGCCAGGACGGGGACGGACATCCGGCGCTGACGACCGAGGAGATCCGGGAGTTGGCGCGGGTCTTCCCGCCCGGCCCGTCCGCCGTGGCGCTGCTGCGCAGGGCGGGCCTGACCGCCGAGCACCTCCCGGCGGCCACCGCCACCACCGCCGGGGAGTTCTGGTCCGCGGTGGCCCGCGCGGTGGCCGCGGACCGGATCGCGGACGGCCGGCTGCGCGTGCTGGCCGCCGCCTGTGCCACCTATCCGCACAACGCGGTGTTCCGCGCCGCCTTACGGGAACCGGGCGGCGGCGGTCTGCGGCGGGTGCTGGTGACCGGCGCCGCCCCGGACTCCCAGGAGTTAGCCGCGGTCCAGCGGGCCGCGCGGGGCGTGCTGACGGTCGACCGGTGCCCCGCCGCGGCCGCCACCGATCTGCGGCGGATCCTCACCGTACGCCCGGATGTGCTGCATCTGGTCTGCCGCCGCGAGGGGCGCACGCTGGTCTTCGAGGACGGCGACGGCCAGGCGTATCGCACCCCCGCCACGCGCCTGGCCGAGCTGCTGACCGCCTATCGCCGGCTGACCGGCGCCCCGCTGCCCGGTGTGGTGCTCGGCTGCCCCGAAGGCGCGCCCCTCGCCGCGCCCTTCGCCCGGGCGGCCGAGGTGGTGGTCGCCCATCGCGGACCGCTGGACGGCGCGGCGGCCTTCGCGGGCGGGCTCTACGGCCTGCTGGGCGAGGTGCCCACGCTGGCCCAGGCGGCGCGGCGGGCGGCGGAGCGGATCGGGCGGGACGGGCGGGACGGGGGCGGGGTGGTGGTCCTGCGCGGACGGTCCTGGTGA